The following proteins are co-located in the Leptospira weilii genome:
- the rpsG gene encoding 30S ribosomal protein S7: MSRRRGKVEPRKITPDPVYNDVQVAKFINCLMLSGEKSVAERLFYDALEIIQKKTGNDPYTTFREALENAKPQVEVKSRRVGGVTYQVPIEVRPERRLALGIRWLIRYSRERNEKGMASKLAAEFIEAQKGTGSAIKKKEDIRKMAEANKAFSHYRW; the protein is encoded by the coding sequence ATGTCTAGAAGAAGAGGAAAAGTCGAACCCCGGAAAATCACTCCGGATCCGGTTTACAACGACGTTCAAGTCGCGAAGTTCATCAACTGTCTGATGCTCAGCGGAGAAAAATCCGTAGCGGAAAGATTGTTCTACGACGCATTGGAAATCATTCAGAAAAAAACGGGAAACGATCCTTATACCACATTCCGCGAAGCGTTGGAAAATGCGAAACCGCAAGTGGAAGTAAAATCCAGAAGAGTGGGCGGGGTGACTTACCAAGTTCCTATCGAAGTTCGCCCTGAAAGAAGATTGGCTCTCGGTATTCGTTGGTTGATTCGTTATTCCAGAGAAAGAAACGAAAAAGGAATGGCTTCCAAGTTAGCCGCCGAATTTATCGAAGCTCAAAAAGGAACCGGTTCGGCTATCAAGAAGAAAGAAGATATCCGGAAAATGGCGGAAGCGAACAAAGCTTTCTCCCACTATCGCTGGTAA
- the tnpA gene encoding IS66 family insertion sequence element accessory protein TnpA: MKKTNIDWQKEFESFSESCLSQRQYCRDKCIPYSTFRYHWERRFKNQNKDGSSGSSYILSLGQISNFGFKFRDGIKNSSFYQG; this comes from the coding sequence ATGAAAAAAACGAATATCGACTGGCAAAAAGAGTTTGAGTCATTTTCAGAAAGCTGCCTTTCCCAACGACAATATTGCAGAGACAAATGTATCCCATATTCGACATTCCGCTATCATTGGGAGAGGCGATTTAAAAATCAGAACAAAGACGGCTCAAGTGGGAGTTCCTACATTTTGAGTTTGGGACAAATCTCTAATTTCGGTTTTAAATTTCGGGACGGAATAAAAAATTCCAGTTTTTATCAAGGTTGA